One segment of Mycolicibacterium baixiangningiae DNA contains the following:
- a CDS encoding lysophospholipid acyltransferase family protein — translation MSGESKAKVIPLHGNSGRGAARRAAQRTDSARRHPSLLSDPGSRASAEQIAAVVREIDQHRGAAAGGSPLEDTPNELAQRIAAVAEFVRKRMSGDYTVDEFGFDSHLNSAVFLPILRVLFNSWFRVEVSGIENLPAEGAALVVANHAGVLPFDGLMTSVAVKDKHPAHRDLRLLAADLVFDLPMVGQAARKAGHTMACTSDAHRLLAAGELTAVFPEGYKGLGKHFKDRYKLQRFGRGGFVSAALRTRAPIVPCSIVGSEEIYPMMADVKLLARLLGLPYFPVTPLFPVAGPLGLVPLPSKWHIQFGEPIYTEEYDESAADDPMITFELTDQVRETIQHTLYQLLAGRRNTFFG, via the coding sequence GTGTCGGGTGAGTCTAAAGCCAAAGTCATTCCACTGCATGGCAATTCGGGTCGGGGCGCCGCGAGACGGGCGGCTCAGCGCACGGACAGCGCGCGTCGTCATCCCTCGCTTCTCTCCGACCCCGGTAGCCGGGCCTCGGCCGAGCAGATCGCCGCGGTGGTGCGCGAGATCGACCAGCACCGCGGCGCCGCCGCCGGCGGCTCCCCACTAGAGGACACCCCCAACGAACTCGCCCAGCGCATCGCCGCGGTCGCCGAGTTCGTCCGCAAGCGGATGTCGGGTGACTACACCGTCGACGAGTTCGGATTCGACTCGCACCTCAACAGCGCCGTGTTCCTGCCGATCCTGCGGGTGCTGTTCAACTCGTGGTTCCGGGTCGAGGTCAGCGGGATCGAGAACCTGCCCGCCGAGGGTGCGGCCCTCGTGGTGGCCAACCACGCCGGCGTGCTGCCGTTCGACGGGCTGATGACCTCGGTCGCGGTGAAGGACAAGCACCCCGCCCACCGCGATCTGCGGCTGCTGGCCGCCGACCTGGTGTTCGACCTGCCGATGGTCGGACAGGCCGCGCGCAAGGCCGGCCACACCATGGCGTGCACCTCAGACGCGCACCGGCTGCTGGCGGCCGGTGAGCTGACCGCGGTGTTCCCCGAGGGCTACAAGGGGCTCGGCAAGCACTTCAAAGACCGGTACAAGCTGCAGCGGTTCGGCCGGGGCGGGTTCGTCTCGGCGGCGCTGCGCACCCGCGCGCCGATCGTGCCGTGCTCCATCGTCGGGTCCGAGGAGATCTACCCGATGATGGCCGACGTCAAGCTGCTCGCGCGGCTACTCGGCCTGCCGTACTTCCCGGTGACGCCGCTGTTCCCGGTGGCCGGTCCGCTGGGTCTGGTGCCGCTGCCGTCGAAGTGGCACATCCAGTTCGGTGAGCCGATCTACACCGAGGAGTACGACGAGTCCGCCGCCGACGATCCGATGATCACCTTCGAACTGACCGACCAGGTGCGCGAGACCATCCAGCACACGCTCTACCAGTTGCTCGCCGGCCGCCGGAACACGTTCTTCGGCTGA
- the hemB gene encoding porphobilinogen synthase, whose protein sequence is MRQRPRRLRSTPAMRRLVAETSLEPRHLVLPMFVADGIDEPRPISSMPGVVQHTRDSLRRAAADAVATGVGGLMLFGVPRGEDKDARGSIGIDADGILNVALRDLAKDLGEDTVIMADTCLDEFTDHGHCGIVDGSGRVDNDATNHQYVKLAVAQAQSGAHVVAPSGMMDGQVGAIRDGLDAAGHTDVAILAYAAKFASAFYGPFREAVGSSLQGDRRTYQQDSGNAREALREIELDLAEGADMVMVKPAMSYLDVVRACADISPVPVAAYQISGEYAMISAAAANGWIDLQASALEALVGIRRAGADIVLTYWAADAAGWLA, encoded by the coding sequence ATGCGCCAGCGTCCACGCAGATTGCGTTCGACGCCGGCCATGCGCCGGCTGGTTGCTGAAACTTCCTTGGAGCCACGGCATCTGGTGTTGCCGATGTTCGTCGCCGACGGGATCGACGAGCCGCGGCCCATCTCGTCGATGCCCGGGGTGGTTCAGCACACGCGCGACTCGTTGCGCCGGGCGGCTGCCGACGCGGTGGCCACAGGGGTGGGCGGGCTGATGCTCTTCGGTGTGCCCCGCGGCGAGGACAAGGACGCCCGCGGTTCGATCGGCATCGACGCGGACGGCATCCTCAACGTTGCTCTGCGCGACTTGGCCAAGGACCTCGGTGAGGACACCGTGATCATGGCCGACACCTGCCTCGACGAGTTCACCGATCACGGGCACTGCGGAATTGTCGACGGGTCGGGAAGGGTTGATAATGACGCCACCAATCATCAGTACGTGAAATTGGCTGTGGCGCAAGCACAATCGGGCGCCCACGTGGTGGCTCCGAGCGGGATGATGGACGGGCAGGTGGGCGCCATCCGCGACGGACTCGACGCCGCCGGACACACCGACGTGGCGATCCTGGCGTACGCGGCCAAGTTCGCCTCGGCGTTCTACGGCCCGTTCCGCGAGGCCGTCGGCAGCAGCCTGCAGGGTGACCGCCGGACGTATCAGCAGGACAGCGGGAACGCCCGCGAAGCGTTACGTGAAATCGAACTCGACCTCGCCGAGGGCGCTGACATGGTGATGGTCAAGCCGGCCATGTCGTATCTGGACGTCGTGCGGGCGTGCGCGGACATCTCGCCGGTGCCGGTCGCCGCGTATCAGATCTCGGGTGAGTACGCGATGATCAGCGCCGCGGCCGCCAACGGGTGGATCGATCTGCAGGCCTCGGCTCTGGAAGCGCTCGTCGGCATCCGGCGTGCCGGCGCCGACATCGTGCTGACCTACTGGGCGGCAGACGCGGCCGGTTGGCTGGCATGA
- the hemC gene encoding hydroxymethylbilane synthase → MSNADAPIRIGTRASLLAKTQAGTIRDALIEKGHPAELVLISTEGDRNQGPIADIGVGVFTAALREAIHDGRVDVAVHSYKDLPTAADERFTIPAIPRREDPRDALVARDGLVLGELPVGSTIGTSSPRRAAQLRALGLGLEIRPLRGNLDTRLNRVGNGELDGIVVARAGLARIGRLRDVTETLEPVQMLPAPAQGALAVECRAGDTGLVALLAELDDADTRAAVTAERVLLAELEAGCAAPVGAIAEVVESIDEDGRIFEEVSLRGCVAALDGSDVIRASGIGTPGRAADLGVSVAAELFELGARELIADHH, encoded by the coding sequence TTGAGCAACGCCGACGCGCCCATCCGGATCGGCACCCGGGCCAGCCTGCTCGCGAAGACGCAGGCCGGCACCATCCGCGATGCGCTGATCGAAAAGGGCCATCCCGCCGAACTGGTGCTGATCTCCACCGAGGGGGACCGCAATCAGGGTCCCATCGCCGACATCGGCGTCGGGGTGTTCACCGCCGCCCTGCGCGAGGCGATCCATGACGGCCGCGTCGACGTCGCCGTGCACTCGTACAAGGATTTGCCGACGGCCGCCGACGAGCGGTTCACCATCCCCGCGATCCCGCGTCGTGAGGACCCCAGGGACGCCCTGGTGGCCCGCGACGGCCTGGTGCTGGGGGAGTTGCCCGTCGGCTCCACCATCGGCACGTCGAGCCCGCGACGGGCCGCGCAGCTTAGAGCACTGGGTCTCGGTTTGGAAATTCGCCCCCTAAGAGGCAACCTAGATACCAGGTTGAACAGGGTCGGCAACGGTGAGCTCGACGGCATCGTGGTTGCCCGGGCGGGTCTGGCCCGCATCGGACGGCTTCGCGATGTCACCGAGACTCTCGAGCCGGTGCAGATGTTGCCAGCGCCGGCTCAGGGTGCCCTAGCGGTCGAGTGCCGCGCAGGCGACACCGGACTCGTCGCGCTACTGGCGGAGTTGGATGACGCCGACACGCGCGCGGCGGTCACCGCTGAACGGGTCCTGCTCGCCGAACTGGAAGCGGGTTGCGCCGCACCGGTGGGCGCGATCGCCGAGGTGGTCGAGTCTATCGATGAGGACGGCCGCATCTTCGAAGAGGTGTCGCTACGCGGCTGCGTGGCGGCGCTGGACGGATCCGACGTGATCCGTGCGTCTGGCATCGGAACTCCGGGCCGCGCCGCAGACCTCGGGGTCTCGGTCGCCGCGGAGTTGTTCGAACTGGGGGCGCGCGAGCTCATAGCGGATCACCACTGA
- a CDS encoding glutaredoxin family protein, whose protein sequence is MVDHAIELLTRAGCSVCEQAAGRLAELAGELGFRLTVTDVDVAAADGNSALRAEYGDRLPVVLLDGAEHSYWEVDEPRLLADLGSAQ, encoded by the coding sequence GTGGTGGATCACGCAATCGAGTTGCTGACGCGGGCCGGCTGCAGTGTGTGCGAGCAGGCGGCCGGCCGGCTGGCGGAGCTGGCAGGCGAGCTGGGTTTCCGTCTGACCGTCACCGATGTCGACGTGGCGGCGGCCGACGGGAACTCGGCGTTGCGGGCGGAGTACGGCGACCGGTTGCCGGTGGTGCTGCTCGACGGCGCCGAACACAGCTACTGGGAGGTCGACGAACCTCGACTGCTGGCTGATCTGGGATCCGCCCAGTGA
- a CDS encoding SDR family oxidoreductase produces the protein MVDSSTPGDAVQYPKVVLVTGACRFLGGYLTARLAQNPLISQVIAVDAVAPSKDLLRRMGRAEFVRADIRNPFIAKVIRNGDVDTVVHAAAASYAPRAGGRVTLKELNVMGAIQLFAACQKAPSVRRVILKSTSEVYGSSPRDPVMFTENTDARRPPGEGFARDSIDIEGYARGLGRRRSDITVTILRLANMIGPAMDTALSRYLAGPVVPTVLGQDPRLQLLHEQDALGVLERATIAGRAGTFNVGASGIIMMSQAIRRSGRVPLPVPRSALTLVDSLRRATRYTELDREQLNYLSYGRVMDTTRMREVLGYSPKWTTAEAFDDYVRGHGLTPIVDPRWVRSVEGRAVAAAQRWGR, from the coding sequence GTGGTGGATTCCAGCACCCCGGGTGACGCCGTCCAGTACCCGAAGGTGGTGCTGGTCACGGGGGCATGCCGCTTTCTCGGTGGGTACCTCACTGCGCGGTTGGCACAGAACCCGTTGATCAGCCAGGTGATCGCCGTCGACGCGGTCGCACCGAGCAAGGATCTGCTGCGGCGGATGGGCCGTGCCGAGTTCGTCCGGGCGGACATCCGGAACCCGTTCATCGCGAAGGTCATTCGCAATGGCGACGTGGACACGGTGGTGCACGCCGCCGCGGCCTCCTACGCGCCGCGGGCCGGTGGCCGGGTCACGTTGAAAGAGCTCAACGTGATGGGCGCGATCCAGCTCTTCGCGGCGTGTCAGAAGGCGCCGTCGGTACGGCGGGTGATCCTCAAGTCCACCTCCGAGGTGTACGGCTCGAGTCCCCGGGATCCGGTGATGTTCACGGAGAACACCGATGCGCGCCGGCCGCCGGGGGAGGGCTTCGCCCGCGACAGCATCGACATCGAGGGCTACGCGCGCGGGCTCGGGCGGCGCCGATCGGACATCACGGTCACCATCCTGCGGCTGGCCAACATGATCGGTCCGGCGATGGACACCGCCCTGTCGCGGTACCTGGCCGGGCCGGTGGTGCCGACGGTGCTCGGACAGGACCCCCGGCTGCAGCTGCTGCACGAACAGGATGCGCTCGGTGTGCTGGAGCGCGCGACGATCGCGGGCAGGGCGGGCACGTTCAACGTCGGCGCCTCCGGGATCATCATGATGAGCCAGGCGATTCGGCGCTCCGGGCGGGTCCCACTGCCGGTGCCGCGGTCGGCGCTGACGCTCGTGGACTCGCTGCGACGGGCAACCCGATACACTGAACTCGATCGCGAGCAGCTGAACTACCTGAGTTACGGCCGGGTCATGGACACCACGCGGATGCGGGAGGTCCTCGGTTATAGCCCAAAGTGGACTACGGCGGAGGCTTTTGACGATTACGTGCGCGGTCATGGACTGACGCCGATCGTTGATCCACGATGGGTACGCTCGGTGGAGGGCCGCGCAGTCGCTGCGGCGCAGCGTTGGGGACGTTAG
- a CDS encoding DUF3093 domain-containing protein, producing the protein MTGPSTTASSERLFYEPGASWAWLLAGPAAGAAMLAIQISAGYGPQPLVPGLFLVLVSGFLTVQIKAARIHTSVELTRDSLRQGAEITKLTEIIEVYPPASGPDMPKWQAARALGELTGVPRGRTGIGVKMSNNRTAQAWARRHAKLREELTKLVEDRAS; encoded by the coding sequence ATGACCGGCCCGTCGACCACCGCGTCGAGTGAGCGGCTGTTCTACGAGCCGGGCGCGAGCTGGGCGTGGCTGCTGGCCGGGCCCGCGGCGGGGGCGGCGATGCTGGCGATCCAGATCTCCGCGGGGTACGGGCCGCAGCCGCTGGTGCCGGGGCTGTTCCTGGTCCTGGTGTCGGGGTTCCTGACCGTCCAGATCAAGGCCGCGCGGATCCACACCTCGGTCGAGCTGACTCGCGACAGCCTGCGCCAGGGCGCCGAGATCACGAAGCTGACGGAGATCATCGAGGTGTACCCACCCGCGTCCGGTCCCGATATGCCGAAATGGCAGGCGGCGAGGGCGCTCGGTGAGCTGACCGGCGTCCCGCGCGGGCGTACGGGCATCGGCGTCAAGATGTCGAACAACCGGACCGCCCAGGCGTGGGCGCGGCGGCACGCGAAGCTGCGCGAGGAGCTGACCAAGCTCGTCGAGGACCGCGCGTCGTGA
- a CDS encoding FAS1-like dehydratase domain-containing protein, translating to MAIAEEIIGTHYRYPDYFEVDREKIREFARAVKDDHPAHHDEAAAEESGYDALIASLTFLAVAGRKVQAEIFNQFDVPINMERMLHRDQKIVFHRPVLAGDKLFFDSYLDSVIEAHGTVVTEVRGEVSDEAGQPVLTSIVTVIGEAAHDNEADEISATIKARRDAAIAKMVSGQNAK from the coding sequence ATGGCCATCGCTGAAGAAATCATCGGCACCCACTACCGGTATCCGGACTATTTCGAGGTGGACCGCGAGAAGATCCGCGAGTTCGCCCGCGCCGTCAAGGACGACCATCCGGCGCACCACGACGAAGCGGCCGCCGAGGAGTCCGGTTACGACGCGCTGATCGCCTCGCTGACGTTCCTCGCAGTGGCCGGGCGCAAGGTCCAGGCCGAGATCTTCAATCAGTTCGACGTGCCGATCAACATGGAGCGGATGCTGCACCGCGACCAGAAGATCGTCTTCCACCGGCCGGTCCTGGCCGGCGACAAACTGTTCTTCGACTCCTACCTGGACTCGGTGATCGAGGCGCACGGCACCGTCGTCACCGAGGTCCGCGGAGAGGTCAGCGACGAGGCCGGGCAACCGGTGCTGACCAGTATCGTCACCGTGATCGGCGAGGCCGCCCACGACAACGAGGCCGACGAGATCAGCGCGACGATCAAGGCCCGCCGCGATGCGGCGATCGCGAAGATGGTCTCCGGGCAGAACGCGAAGTAG
- a CDS encoding HAD family hydrolase, whose amino-acid sequence MSEIGGTHAERQQIAGDASAEAAVTDLAAEPVPAPPAAPPPDLTAAAFFDVDNTLVHGSSLVHFARGLAARKYFTYGDLGRFAYAQAKFQLTGRENSHDVAAGRRKALAFIEGRSTAELVDLGEDIYDEIIASKIWPGTRALAQMHLDAGQQVWLVTATPYELAATIARRLGLTGALGTVAESVDGVFTGRLVGDILHGTGKAHAVRSLAIREGLNLRRCTAYSDSFNDVPMLSLVGTAVAINPDAALRGVARERGWEIRDFRTARKAARIGVPSAVALGALGGALAAVVSRRQDGHTGWR is encoded by the coding sequence GTGTCCGAAATCGGGGGTACGCACGCCGAGCGGCAACAGATCGCCGGGGATGCCAGCGCGGAGGCCGCAGTCACCGATCTGGCGGCCGAACCCGTCCCGGCGCCGCCCGCGGCACCGCCGCCGGATCTGACCGCCGCGGCGTTCTTCGATGTGGACAACACGCTCGTCCACGGCTCGTCGCTGGTGCACTTCGCCCGCGGCCTGGCCGCCCGCAAGTACTTCACCTACGGCGACCTCGGGCGCTTCGCGTACGCACAGGCGAAGTTCCAGCTCACCGGCAGAGAGAACAGCCACGACGTCGCGGCGGGCAGGCGCAAGGCCCTGGCGTTCATCGAGGGCCGTTCGACGGCGGAGCTGGTCGACCTCGGCGAGGACATCTACGACGAGATCATCGCCTCCAAGATCTGGCCGGGCACCCGCGCGCTGGCGCAGATGCATCTCGACGCCGGCCAGCAGGTCTGGCTGGTGACCGCGACGCCCTATGAACTCGCCGCGACCATCGCCCGCCGCCTCGGCCTGACCGGCGCACTCGGCACGGTCGCCGAATCGGTGGACGGGGTGTTCACCGGCCGGCTGGTCGGCGACATCCTGCACGGCACCGGCAAGGCGCACGCCGTGCGCTCCCTGGCCATCCGCGAGGGTCTGAACCTGCGGCGCTGCACCGCCTACTCCGACAGCTTCAACGACGTGCCGATGCTGTCGCTGGTCGGCACGGCGGTCGCGATCAACCCGGACGCCGCACTGCGCGGCGTCGCCCGCGAACGCGGGTGGGAGATCCGCGACTTCCGCACCGCCCGCAAAGCGGCCCGCATCGGGGTGCCGTCGGCTGTCGCGCTGGGTGCACTCGGCGGTGCGCTGGCGGCGGTGGTGTCACGCCGCCAGGACGGCCACACCGGATGGCGCTGA
- a CDS encoding glutamyl-tRNA reductase yields MSVLLFGVSHRSAPVSVLEQLSTDESDQAKIVDQVLQSSLVTEAMVLSTCNRVEVYAVVDAFHGGLSVIGQVLAEHCGMSLNDLTKYAYVRYAEAAVEHLFAVASGLDSAVIGEQQVLGQVRRAYTSAEANHTVGRTLHELSQRALSVGKRVHSETGIDAAGASVVSVALDIAEAKLGSLAGRTAVVIGAGSMGALSAKHLVRAGVDRVHVVNRSLPRARRLAQSLLEQGVTADAHNLDDIAHALADADVVVSSTGAVRPVVSLADAHRGLTGRPEHRELVICDLGMPRDVEPAIAGLPGVYVIDMERIQREPSARAAASDADAARAIVAAEVANYLAGQRMAEVTPTVTALRQRAADVVEAELLRLDNRLPELDVAHRDEVAKTVRRVVDKLLHAPTVRVKQLASAPGGDSYAEALRELFELDQQAVDAVAAGELPLLPIELDRSE; encoded by the coding sequence ATGAGCGTGTTGTTGTTCGGGGTTTCGCACCGCAGTGCCCCCGTGTCGGTGCTCGAGCAGTTGAGCACCGACGAATCCGACCAGGCCAAGATCGTCGACCAGGTGTTGCAATCGTCGCTGGTGACAGAGGCGATGGTGCTGTCCACCTGCAATCGCGTCGAGGTCTATGCCGTCGTCGACGCATTCCACGGTGGGCTGTCGGTGATCGGCCAGGTCCTCGCCGAACACTGCGGCATGTCCCTCAACGATCTGACTAAGTACGCCTACGTGCGCTACGCCGAGGCCGCCGTCGAGCATCTGTTCGCCGTCGCGAGCGGCCTGGACTCCGCCGTCATCGGCGAGCAGCAGGTGCTCGGCCAGGTCCGCCGGGCGTACACCTCCGCCGAGGCCAACCACACCGTCGGCCGGACCCTGCACGAACTGTCGCAGCGGGCGTTGTCGGTGGGGAAGCGCGTGCACTCCGAGACGGGCATCGACGCGGCAGGCGCCTCGGTGGTCTCGGTCGCCCTCGACATCGCCGAAGCCAAACTCGGCTCGCTGGCCGGCCGCACGGCCGTGGTCATCGGCGCCGGATCCATGGGTGCCCTGTCCGCCAAGCACCTCGTCCGCGCCGGCGTCGACCGTGTGCACGTGGTGAACCGCTCGTTGCCGCGGGCCCGCCGGTTGGCGCAGAGCCTGCTCGAGCAGGGCGTGACCGCTGACGCGCACAACCTCGACGACATCGCCCACGCGCTGGCCGACGCCGACGTGGTGGTCTCCTCGACCGGCGCGGTGCGGCCGGTGGTGTCGCTGGCCGACGCCCACCGCGGGTTGACCGGACGGCCCGAGCACCGCGAACTGGTGATCTGCGACCTCGGAATGCCCCGGGACGTCGAACCGGCCATCGCCGGGCTGCCCGGCGTCTACGTCATCGACATGGAGCGCATCCAGCGCGAACCCTCGGCGCGGGCCGCGGCGTCCGATGCCGACGCCGCCCGCGCGATCGTGGCCGCCGAAGTCGCCAACTACCTGGCCGGCCAGCGGATGGCCGAGGTCACCCCGACGGTCACCGCGTTGCGGCAGCGGGCCGCGGACGTGGTCGAGGCGGAGTTGCTGCGCCTGGACAACCGGTTGCCCGAACTCGACGTCGCTCACCGCGACGAGGTCGCCAAGACCGTCCGCCGGGTCGTCGACAAACTCCTGCATGCCCCCACGGTGCGCGTGAAGCAGCTGGCCAGCGCACCGGGCGGGGACAGTTACGCCGAAGCGCTCCGCGAGCTGTTCGAGCTCGACCAGCAGGCGGTCGACGCGGTCGCGGCAGGCGAGTTGCCTTTGCTGCCCATCGAACTCGACAGGTCCGAGTAG
- a CDS encoding bifunctional uroporphyrinogen-III C-methyltransferase/uroporphyrinogen-III synthase produces MTRQESGRGRRMKPGRITFVGSGPGDPGLLTTRAHSVLVNAALVFTDPDVPEAVLALVGAHLPPPSGPEPAEPVNAADGAEEPAVSTIPGGPDIRPALGDPSEVAKILVGEARHGVDVVRLVAGDPLSLDAVIAEVNALAKSHANFEIVPGLPDTTAVPTYAGLPLGSTHTVADVRGDVDWAAIAAAPGPLILHATASHLPDAARTLIEYGIAESTPAVVTANGTTCQQRSVETTLSGLIDKNVLTGPEQTGAPAGPLAGPLVVTIGKTVANRAKLNWWESRSLYGWTVLVPRTKDQAGEMSDKLVGHGALPIEVPTIAVEPPRSPAQMERAVKGLVDGRFQWVVFTSTNAVRAVWEKFNEFGLDARAFSGVKIACVGQATAERVRAFGINPELVPTGEQSSLGLLDEFPPYDDIFDPVNRVLLPRADIATETLAEGLRERGWEIEDVTAYRTVRAAPPPATTREMIKTGGFDAVCFTSSSTVRNLVGIAGKPHARTIVACIGPKTAETAAEFGLRVDVQPEVAAVGPLVEALAEHAARLRAEGALPPPRKKSRRR; encoded by the coding sequence ATGACTCGGCAGGAGAGCGGGCGTGGGCGCAGGATGAAGCCCGGCCGCATCACCTTCGTGGGATCGGGCCCGGGTGACCCCGGCCTGCTGACCACGCGGGCGCACAGTGTGCTCGTCAACGCCGCGCTGGTGTTCACCGACCCGGACGTGCCCGAGGCTGTGCTGGCCCTGGTGGGGGCGCACCTGCCGCCGCCGTCGGGCCCGGAACCGGCGGAGCCGGTCAACGCCGCCGACGGCGCCGAGGAACCCGCGGTGTCGACGATCCCCGGTGGCCCCGACATCCGGCCCGCGCTGGGTGACCCGTCCGAGGTCGCCAAGATCCTGGTCGGCGAGGCCAGGCACGGAGTGGACGTGGTCCGGCTGGTGGCGGGCGACCCGCTGTCGCTCGACGCCGTCATCGCCGAGGTGAACGCGCTGGCGAAGAGCCACGCGAACTTCGAGATCGTGCCGGGTCTGCCCGACACCACCGCGGTGCCGACGTACGCCGGTCTGCCGCTGGGCTCCACCCACACCGTCGCCGACGTGCGCGGTGACGTGGACTGGGCCGCGATCGCCGCGGCCCCCGGTCCGCTGATCCTGCACGCGACCGCGTCGCATCTGCCCGACGCGGCCCGCACTCTGATCGAGTACGGCATCGCCGAGAGCACCCCGGCGGTCGTCACCGCCAACGGCACCACCTGTCAGCAGCGTTCGGTGGAGACCACGCTGTCCGGGCTCATCGACAAGAACGTGCTGACCGGTCCAGAGCAGACCGGCGCACCCGCGGGTCCGCTGGCCGGGCCGCTGGTCGTCACCATCGGCAAGACCGTCGCCAACCGGGCCAAGCTGAACTGGTGGGAGAGCCGGTCGCTGTACGGCTGGACCGTGCTCGTGCCGCGCACCAAGGACCAGGCCGGGGAGATGAGCGACAAGCTCGTCGGCCACGGCGCGCTGCCGATCGAGGTGCCCACCATCGCCGTCGAACCGCCGCGCAGCCCCGCGCAGATGGAGCGTGCGGTCAAGGGTCTTGTCGACGGCCGCTTCCAGTGGGTGGTGTTCACCTCCACCAACGCCGTGCGTGCGGTGTGGGAGAAGTTCAACGAGTTCGGGCTCGACGCCCGCGCGTTCTCCGGGGTGAAGATCGCCTGCGTCGGTCAGGCGACGGCCGAGCGGGTGCGCGCGTTCGGCATCAACCCCGAGCTGGTGCCGACGGGCGAGCAGTCCTCGCTGGGTCTGCTCGACGAGTTCCCGCCCTACGACGACATCTTCGACCCGGTGAACCGGGTGCTGCTGCCGCGCGCCGACATCGCCACCGAGACGCTGGCCGAGGGGCTGCGTGAACGTGGTTGGGAGATCGAGGATGTCACCGCCTACCGGACGGTGCGCGCTGCACCGCCGCCGGCCACGACCCGCGAGATGATCAAGACCGGCGGCTTCGACGCGGTGTGCTTCACCTCCAGCTCGACGGTGCGCAACCTGGTCGGCATCGCGGGTAAACCGCATGCCCGCACGATCGTCGCCTGCATCGGGCCGAAGACCGCGGAGACCGCGGCCGAGTTCGGCCTGCGCGTCGACGTGCAGCCCGAGGTGGCCGCCGTCGGTCCGCTGGTGGAGGCGCTCGCCGAGCACGCCGCCCGGCTGCGCGCCGAGGGTGCGTTGCCGCCGCCGCGCAAGAAGAGCCGTCGCCGGTGA
- a CDS encoding APH(3'') family aminoglycoside O-phosphotransferase: protein MADWLPVTTGESGARVFRSADGSRYRKVVDAAGAAALAGERDRMRWATAHGVPGPVVLDWRTDRAGAEMVTGAVRGIPADQLGAEALAEAWPALVDAVRTLHAMSVVGCPYRRDLDTMLAMARDVVARDAVNPDFLPDEDRGVPGTALLARVERDAGLRRHQERADLVVCHGDLCLPNILVDGSSVGFVDLGRLGVADRHADLALLLESARQSFPGMPARSGVEERYPWAVDDERLEFYLRLDPLTW, encoded by the coding sequence GTGGCTGACTGGCTACCGGTCACGACCGGAGAATCCGGCGCGCGGGTGTTCCGCAGCGCGGACGGCAGCCGCTACCGCAAGGTGGTCGACGCCGCCGGCGCCGCGGCGCTGGCCGGTGAACGCGACCGGATGAGATGGGCGACCGCGCACGGGGTGCCCGGTCCGGTCGTCCTCGATTGGCGCACCGACCGCGCGGGTGCCGAAATGGTCACTGGTGCGGTGCGCGGAATCCCCGCGGACCAGTTGGGCGCCGAGGCGCTCGCCGAGGCGTGGCCTGCGCTCGTCGACGCCGTGCGGACACTGCACGCGATGTCCGTCGTCGGCTGTCCGTACCGCCGTGACCTCGACACGATGCTGGCGATGGCCCGCGACGTCGTCGCCCGAGACGCGGTCAACCCGGACTTCCTCCCCGACGAGGACCGCGGGGTTCCCGGGACGGCGTTGCTCGCCCGGGTGGAGCGGGACGCGGGGTTGCGACGCCACCAGGAACGCGCAGACCTCGTCGTATGTCACGGCGACCTGTGCCTGCCCAACATCCTCGTCGACGGGTCCAGCGTCGGTTTCGTCGATCTGGGTCGACTGGGCGTCGCGGACCGGCACGCCGATCTCGCGTTGTTGCTGGAGAGCGCTCGGCAGAGCTTCCCGGGGATGCCCGCCCGCAGCGGGGTCGAGGAGCGTTACCCCTGGGCCGTCGACGACGAACGACTCGAGTTCTACCTGCGGCTCGACCCCCTCACATGGTGA